The Deinococcus hopiensis KR-140 genome has a window encoding:
- a CDS encoding tyrosine-protein kinase domain-containing protein, whose translation MQPSPSRVPDADQIDLKQVFGTLRRYAPWLLLAPVLAAGGTYALSKRQPPVYEATTSVIALDNDAQNSVINNTLVTAPPLPQGAVDQVVHSRSLVRDVVARLKKTDIDPAVIRKISGDLENELASGTFSRLKVRARLDTQQRGVYELRARGETPHAAQQLAQVGVESLIAWDNNRAKQGVIRSRNSLQAQLRDLGVRIQATPVNSLERQSLVAAQGSVLQNLSQVAVLETAASGTLVLVADSVEPRAPVSPRPLRNAALAGLLALFLSVGGALLTDSLRRRVNGSEDLLPLGLPVLGQLPLLRRRDLGQGFVQASQNGPLYEGIGFLRINVQSLLQRGTHRRLVMSSAYPSEGKSSVTAALAQSMGASGLKVLVIDADLRRPSQSKVWGVERGSRQPLPGTDPTLPPAATLSEIFLRPEAGYVTRVAENVDLLPAGAPLRGAGMPTMLNQPTFRSHLERWSEGYDFVLIDSPPMLSLPDTLAVAPFTEGVMLVVEAGKTRLSDVERTIQNARVANVPILGFVVNKIARQSSSYYYAYGYGSEGQAGSRTSSPQP comes from the coding sequence ATGCAACCGTCTCCCTCTCGTGTTCCGGACGCGGACCAGATCGACCTCAAGCAGGTGTTCGGAACGCTGCGCCGCTACGCTCCCTGGCTGCTGCTGGCCCCGGTGCTCGCTGCAGGGGGAACCTATGCGCTCTCGAAGCGGCAGCCACCCGTATATGAGGCGACGACCAGCGTGATTGCCCTCGACAACGACGCGCAGAACTCGGTAATCAATAACACGTTGGTTACGGCTCCGCCGCTCCCGCAAGGCGCAGTAGATCAAGTGGTCCACAGCCGCAGCTTGGTCCGGGACGTGGTGGCGCGGCTCAAGAAGACCGACATCGACCCTGCCGTCATTCGAAAGATCAGTGGGGATTTGGAGAATGAACTGGCGAGCGGCACGTTCTCCCGCCTCAAGGTGCGGGCTAGGCTGGACACCCAGCAGCGCGGCGTGTACGAGCTCCGGGCGCGTGGCGAAACTCCCCACGCCGCCCAGCAACTTGCACAGGTGGGGGTGGAGTCCCTGATTGCCTGGGACAACAACCGCGCGAAGCAAGGCGTGATCCGCTCACGCAACAGTCTGCAAGCTCAGCTCAGGGACTTAGGCGTCCGCATTCAGGCTACGCCTGTGAACAGTTTGGAGCGGCAGAGCTTGGTGGCCGCACAGGGCTCGGTACTGCAGAACTTGTCGCAGGTGGCGGTGCTGGAAACAGCGGCGAGCGGTACCCTGGTGCTGGTGGCTGACTCAGTTGAGCCGCGTGCCCCTGTCTCTCCGAGGCCCCTGCGAAATGCCGCGCTGGCTGGACTACTCGCTCTGTTTTTGAGCGTTGGTGGAGCGCTGCTCACCGACAGCCTGCGTCGCCGTGTCAACGGCTCGGAGGACCTGCTGCCGCTGGGGCTGCCCGTGTTGGGACAGCTGCCACTGCTCCGCCGCCGTGACCTCGGGCAGGGCTTCGTACAGGCCAGCCAGAACGGACCGCTGTACGAGGGCATCGGCTTTCTACGCATCAACGTGCAGTCGCTGCTGCAACGCGGCACACACCGCCGCCTGGTGATGTCCAGTGCCTACCCCAGTGAGGGCAAGAGCTCAGTCACGGCGGCGCTGGCGCAGAGCATGGGTGCCAGTGGGCTGAAGGTACTTGTGATTGACGCCGACCTACGCCGTCCTAGCCAATCCAAGGTCTGGGGAGTGGAACGTGGCTCTCGACAACCCCTCCCGGGCACCGATCCCACACTTCCCCCAGCAGCCACGCTCAGTGAGATCTTTCTACGCCCCGAGGCTGGATACGTCACGCGGGTGGCTGAGAATGTGGACCTGCTGCCTGCCGGAGCACCACTCCGGGGTGCGGGGATGCCGACGATGCTCAACCAACCCACCTTCCGCTCGCACCTCGAACGCTGGTCGGAGGGCTATGACTTCGTGCTGATCGATTCACCCCCCATGCTCTCACTGCCCGATACCTTGGCGGTCGCACCCTTTACTGAGGGTGTCATGCTGGTGGTGGAAGCGGGCAAGACGCGTCTCAGTGACGTTGAGCGCACCATACAGAACGCTCGCGTGGCCAACGTGCCCATCCTCGGCTTTGTGGTAAACAAGATTGCTCGGCAAAGCAGTTCGTACTACTACGCTTATGGCTATGGAAGCGAGGGTCAGGCGGGAAGTCGCACTTCCAGTCCACAACCCTAA